Proteins from a single region of Paenibacillus sp. BIHB 4019:
- a CDS encoding DUF4956 domain-containing protein — protein sequence METTTTAAAATTTTTETSTSFADIIKNSVTSNFTSDISISKILITLGVAFLIGFFIYTLYKRIFSGVLYSKSFNVSLIGMTMVTAMVIIAINSNLVLSLGMVGALSIVRFRTPIKDPTDLIFLFWAAVAGIVSGAGFYTLAVIGSVVVGLILFFFVKGGSVEQPYLLVVNCDNETTEKEIHGRLNKLVKRYNVKQKTVTRGNVEMTIEIRLRDQEGAFVNQLSELTGVKNAVLISYSGDYVS from the coding sequence ATGGAGACGACGACTACGGCAGCTGCCGCAACAACTACAACGACGGAAACGTCCACTTCTTTTGCCGATATTATTAAAAACTCGGTGACAAGCAACTTTACTTCCGATATTAGCATTTCCAAAATACTCATTACGCTGGGCGTAGCTTTTCTGATTGGTTTCTTCATCTATACGCTGTACAAACGGATTTTCAGCGGTGTGCTTTATTCCAAAAGCTTCAACGTCTCGCTCATCGGCATGACGATGGTTACGGCTATGGTCATTATCGCGATTAACTCTAATCTGGTGCTCTCGCTCGGCATGGTCGGCGCATTGTCCATCGTCCGCTTTAGAACGCCAATTAAAGATCCGACCGACCTGATCTTCCTGTTCTGGGCAGCTGTTGCCGGTATCGTATCGGGTGCGGGCTTCTATACGCTTGCTGTTATTGGCTCAGTCGTGGTCGGCCTTATTCTCTTCTTCTTCGTCAAGGGCGGCTCGGTTGAGCAGCCTTACCTGCTTGTCGTCAACTGCGACAATGAAACGACCGAGAAAGAAATTCACGGCCGTCTGAACAAGCTCGTTAAACGTTACAATGTGAAGCAAAAAACCGTTACGCGCGGCAATGTGGAAATGACGATTGAAATTCGGCTTCGTGATCAGGAAGGCGCGTTTGTTAACCAGCTTTCCGAGCTAACAGGCGTCAAAAATGCCGTTTTGATCAGCTACAGCGGGGATTATGTATCATAA
- a CDS encoding polyphosphate polymerase domain-containing protein, with amino-acid sequence MQQNLKFRHELKFIINQHQYFIIRQRLKNMMQQDANVGDTGEYHIRSLYFDDVNNKALHEKLGGVRDRSKYRIRIYNTQDKVIHFEKKIKFKDYIAKVKEPLTRAMYDQMMAGDYEVFNRPDKPLLMEIYKEMKYRLLRPKVIVDYVREPYVYENGNVRITFDKDLRTGLHALDIFDPNLDPVIALEDNRMILEVKFDEYMPAYIQTALQLEGLHRTSASKYVICRKYLKFNTWEDF; translated from the coding sequence TTGCAGCAAAATTTGAAGTTCCGGCATGAGCTGAAATTTATTATCAACCAGCATCAATATTTCATCATCCGGCAGCGGCTAAAAAATATGATGCAGCAGGACGCCAATGTCGGCGATACGGGCGAATACCACATTCGAAGCTTGTACTTCGACGATGTGAACAATAAAGCGCTGCATGAGAAGCTGGGCGGCGTACGCGACCGAAGCAAATACCGGATTCGCATTTATAATACGCAGGACAAGGTCATCCATTTTGAGAAAAAAATCAAATTCAAGGATTACATTGCCAAAGTCAAGGAGCCGCTTACGCGGGCCATGTACGACCAGATGATGGCTGGCGACTATGAAGTGTTCAATCGGCCCGATAAGCCGCTGCTTATGGAAATTTACAAGGAGATGAAGTACCGGCTGCTTCGCCCGAAGGTAATCGTCGATTATGTGCGCGAGCCTTATGTTTATGAAAATGGCAATGTGCGGATTACGTTCGACAAGGATTTGCGAACGGGACTGCATGCGCTGGACATTTTTGACCCGAATCTCGATCCCGTCATTGCTCTGGAAGATAACCGGATGATACTCGAAGTGAAATTCGACGAATACATGCCGGCTTATATTCAAACTGCGCTCCAGCTTGAAGGGCTGCACCGCACCTCGGCATCCAAATATGTGATCTGCCGCAAATATCTGAAATTCAACACTTGGGAGGATTTTTAA
- a CDS encoding metallophosphoesterase family protein, producing MKKEWIWILALCLVLLLVVAGIEWLKSDGTTEKAAGKPYAIVTTFKEDAATSRAFTWFTDNPQAGTVIEWIEGMDAAKLSGEGEGAQVSRLEGKTSTLDTGNGAVRGVHKLELSGLSPGTAYTYRVGDGSDSGWSEAFHFMTQAQDADSFTFINVTDSQGVTEQDFELWGNTLDQAFSTFPGAQFIVHNGDLTENPDDEIAWQHFFGKAQQWVTRFPLMPVTGNHDEVDNNADDFVAHFNLPVSGADGSIEGTTYSYDYGSAHFIMLNTESNKKEQTKWLEKDLAATDKRWIIVSVHRGPYAGNQYEKIDDWVKLFDKYGVDLVLQGHNHEYARSYPLKDGKVTGDGEGVIRTSSGTVYVVTNAAGQKFNEMKEDQFYHKVHFQNNKQMFAGITIEGDKLTYEAYDVDGNKLDAFVLQSEK from the coding sequence ATGAAAAAAGAATGGATATGGATTTTGGCCCTTTGCCTTGTACTATTGCTTGTCGTTGCAGGAATAGAATGGCTGAAATCGGATGGGACAACAGAGAAGGCGGCTGGAAAGCCTTATGCTATCGTTACAACCTTTAAGGAGGATGCGGCAACGAGCCGTGCATTCACCTGGTTTACGGATAATCCGCAAGCGGGAACAGTGATTGAATGGATTGAAGGAATGGATGCTGCCAAATTGTCAGGCGAGGGCGAGGGTGCGCAGGTCAGTCGTCTTGAGGGGAAGACATCTACGCTGGATACAGGCAATGGCGCAGTAAGAGGGGTGCATAAGCTGGAGCTTTCAGGGCTGTCGCCGGGTACAGCCTATACGTACCGCGTGGGCGACGGGAGTGATAGCGGCTGGAGCGAAGCATTTCATTTTATGACGCAGGCGCAGGATGCGGATTCATTTACTTTTATAAATGTGACCGATTCTCAAGGGGTGACGGAGCAGGATTTTGAGCTGTGGGGAAATACGCTGGATCAGGCGTTTAGCACATTTCCTGGCGCGCAGTTCATTGTCCATAACGGCGATTTGACGGAAAATCCGGATGATGAAATCGCTTGGCAACACTTTTTTGGCAAGGCGCAGCAGTGGGTTACGCGTTTTCCGCTTATGCCTGTGACAGGCAATCATGACGAGGTCGATAATAACGCAGACGATTTCGTCGCGCATTTCAATTTGCCAGTGAGCGGGGCGGACGGCTCGATTGAAGGTACAACGTATTCGTACGACTACGGCTCGGCGCACTTCATTATGCTGAACACGGAGTCGAACAAAAAGGAGCAGACGAAGTGGCTGGAGAAGGATTTGGCAGCTACAGACAAACGCTGGATTATCGTATCGGTTCATCGTGGCCCCTATGCCGGTAATCAATACGAGAAAATCGATGATTGGGTTAAGCTGTTTGACAAATATGGGGTAGATCTCGTGCTTCAGGGACATAACCATGAATATGCAAGATCGTATCCGCTGAAGGATGGCAAGGTGACAGGCGATGGAGAAGGTGTCATCCGCACGTCAAGCGGTACCGTCTACGTCGTCACTAACGCAGCGGGGCAGAAGTTTAATGAGATGAAAGAGGATCAATTTTATCATAAGGTTCATTTTCAAAATAATAAGCAAATGTTTGCCGGCATTACGATCGAAGGAGATAAGCTGACATATGAGGCTTATGATGTCGATGGCAACAAGCTGGATGCGTTCGTGCTGCAAAGTGAAAAATAA